In Dehalogenimonas sp. THU2, the sequence AAGATGGCTTTCACCTGATTCTCCCTGATTTGCGTGATGAGCGCGGCGAGGTCCGCCGCGGAAACTTCCGCCTGGGTGGAGAGGCTGGGGATGACAGCCCCGATCAACTGAAAACCGTAGCGCCGGGCAAAATAGCCCATGGAATCATGACCGGTCACCAGCTTGCGGCTGCCCGGCGCCACCTGGCTCATCTTCAAGGCGATATCGGAATGCAACGCATCCAGGCGGGACTCCAAATCACGGGCGCGACTATCGACATCGAGACCCAGTGTCGCCTTCATCTCAGCGGCCAGGGCGGTGACGACGCTCTTCATCGCCAGGGGATCGACCCAGAAATGGGGGTCGGGGGCACCGGCTTTCAGTTCGTGTTCTTCACCTTCTCCACCGTTTTCGTGTTCGACGATCTCGCCCTCGCCGACATAACGGATGACGATATGGTCGGTGGCGGTAAAAAGTTTTACCCCGCGGCTCACGGCTGTTTCTACCGCGGCTTCGATGCTTACTTCCAGGTCCAGCCCGTTCCAGACGATTAAGCCGGCCTTGTTAAGCCTCTCGATATCGCGGGCTGAAGGCTCCCAGTCGTGAGGATCGGCGCCATCAGGCATGAGCACGATGACCGGGACTTCATCGCCAGCCAGTTCTTTGACGATAGACCCAAGGATAGAATGGGTGACGACGATCGATTTTTCATCGCCACCGTCCTTACCGCAGCCGCTCACCAGAGCCGAACCCAATATTATTACCAGCGCCAACGATGCGGGTAACAACCGGTTTTTCATTCTTCCTTCACCTGGCAACCACGGCAAATCCCTTGGAATTCCAATTTGTGATCGGTGATGCGGAAACCGGTTTCCCGCTCCAGCGCTGATTCCAGCTCCACCGGGCAATGTCCGGTAAAATTCACCACATCCCCGCAGCCACGGCACACCAAATGGTGATGATGCTCCGCCGGCCCGGCCTTGAAGCTGGCGGCGGCGCCTTCCGGCTGGAAGCGGCATAAAAGCCCCAGTTTCTCCAGCAGGTCCAGCGTCCTATAAACTGTCACCAGCCCGATTTCCGGATGTTTCTCCAAAAGGGCGGTGTGCAGGG encodes:
- a CDS encoding Fur family transcriptional regulator; the encoded protein is MTPNQKILNELKSAGFKLTPQRRAIVEAMVNDNTPATPQALHTALLEKHPEIGLVTVYRTLDLLEKLGLLCRFQPEGAAASFKAGPAEHHHHLVCRGCGDVVNFTGHCPVELESALERETGFRITDHKLEFQGICRGCQVKEE
- a CDS encoding metal ABC transporter substrate-binding protein, encoding MKNRLLPASLALVIILGSALVSGCGKDGGDEKSIVVTHSILGSIVKELAGDEVPVIVLMPDGADPHDWEPSARDIERLNKAGLIVWNGLDLEVSIEAAVETAVSRGVKLFTATDHIVIRYVGEGEIVEHENGGEGEEHELKAGAPDPHFWVDPLAMKSVVTALAAEMKATLGLDVDSRARDLESRLDALHSDIALKMSQVAPGSRKLVTGHDSMGYFARRYGFQLIGAVIPSLSTQAEVSAADLAALITQIRENQVKAIFTETGTSAALVQAVSRETGARVVELSPVILPADGSYFTFMSNLAEKVAEALE